A DNA window from Dendrosporobacter quercicolus contains the following coding sequences:
- a CDS encoding NAD(P)-dependent oxidoreductase produces MKIGFIGLGAMGKPMALNLLQAGHAVTVCDINRDAVAGLVASGAAAADNPGELAAVAEIIIMMLPNGAIVEATVQGAAGILSKARPGLYIVDMSSVAPECTKKMAALARAQGVHYMDAPVSGGVTGAASGTLTIMAGGEAAVVEACRPVLEILGKKIYYAGQAGAGDAVKVVNNFLLAANMAAAAEGFVLGVKLGLDPAILFDIVSASSGNSYALTAKMTKFVFPGNFVPGFAVDLQHKDIELALAAAREAAVELRLAPVVQEFYQAAQTAGWGREDIAAIIKPLEEQARVKVRVKNE; encoded by the coding sequence ATGAAGATCGGCTTTATCGGCCTGGGGGCTATGGGAAAACCGATGGCATTGAATTTGCTGCAGGCAGGCCATGCTGTAACCGTCTGTGATATTAACAGGGACGCTGTCGCCGGACTTGTGGCCAGTGGGGCTGCCGCGGCGGACAATCCGGGAGAACTGGCCGCTGTCGCTGAAATCATTATCATGATGCTGCCCAATGGGGCAATTGTCGAAGCAACTGTGCAGGGCGCTGCGGGCATTTTGTCCAAGGCCCGGCCCGGGTTGTATATTGTTGATATGTCCAGTGTTGCGCCGGAGTGTACAAAGAAAATGGCGGCGCTGGCCAGGGCTCAAGGCGTTCATTATATGGATGCGCCGGTCAGCGGCGGGGTCACCGGCGCAGCCAGCGGAACGTTGACCATCATGGCTGGCGGTGAAGCGGCGGTGGTTGAGGCTTGCCGGCCGGTGCTGGAGATTTTAGGCAAGAAAATCTACTATGCCGGTCAGGCCGGAGCCGGCGACGCGGTAAAGGTTGTCAATAATTTTCTGTTGGCCGCCAATATGGCGGCCGCGGCTGAAGGGTTTGTTCTGGGCGTAAAGCTGGGCTTAGATCCGGCCATATTATTTGATATTGTCAGTGCCAGTTCCGGCAATAGTTATGCCCTCACGGCCAAAATGACCAAATTTGTCTTTCCGGGCAATTTTGTCCCGGGCTTTGCCGTTGATCTGCAGCATAAAGATATCGAATTAGCGCTGGCCGCCGCCAGGGAAGCGGCGGTGGAATTACGGCTGGCTCCCGTAGTTCAGGAGTTCTACCAGGCAGCGCAAACCGCCGGCTGGGGCCGAGAGGACATCGCGGCGATCATTAAACCGCTGGAAGAACAGGCCCGGGTTAAAGTACGGGTAAAAAACGAATAG
- a CDS encoding serine dehydratase, with product MREFLDYIKGKDYKPGSLTLGETIAIATQLNWRVSEVILAEAAVAQAMTIREVREAVLRAFDHNLAATQLGLEQGQSFLLGKVPQELAQNSFSHRLVEDNFLNKVLVYTLAAQVGNHSCGLQPCAGTGDSCTYAGLMRALKEVVQDRGQLAEIAAVMLKVGTLFRAGKKTTGCNMEGFGAGAAATAAALVEWRKGSPAMMEKAMVLALSPTIGNPCTPRVMVAGLCATHIGGGVLIGNLAANLALHTTIPVTVPVDVMLTMAAAVHQVSAETIVPVVNRYMKAFFKTNQAVESFISQTVRQAEQAAVEKAIAAAESEAHVLAERANSIVQPFGEAVVGGSSQAVGSPTNTGRIAHFLASGEITGVKIELYAELFARRGINVPGILMGAVLGAGTENSEAYAEVLSLVESRKISVTIQQAAEPQMQRVTVYATGCTGMVEALNRGGARLCLKQALPSVGQAREVAQKLGIVLVD from the coding sequence TTGAGAGAGTTTTTGGACTATATCAAGGGAAAAGACTATAAGCCGGGCAGTTTAACGCTGGGGGAAACGATTGCAATTGCCACGCAGCTAAACTGGCGGGTGAGCGAGGTCATTCTGGCGGAAGCGGCTGTGGCGCAGGCAATGACGATCCGGGAAGTCAGAGAGGCTGTACTCAGGGCCTTTGATCATAATCTGGCTGCCACTCAGCTCGGCCTGGAGCAGGGACAAAGTTTTTTACTGGGCAAGGTTCCGCAGGAGCTGGCGCAAAACAGTTTTTCGCACCGGCTGGTGGAAGATAATTTTCTGAATAAAGTTTTGGTTTACACCTTAGCAGCGCAGGTGGGAAATCACTCCTGCGGTCTGCAGCCTTGCGCCGGCACTGGCGATTCCTGCACTTACGCCGGTTTAATGCGGGCGTTGAAAGAAGTGGTGCAGGACCGGGGGCAGCTGGCTGAGATCGCCGCCGTTATGCTAAAAGTCGGAACTTTATTCCGGGCGGGGAAAAAAACCACCGGATGCAATATGGAAGGCTTTGGCGCCGGAGCGGCCGCTACCGCAGCCGCTTTAGTCGAATGGCGTAAAGGCAGTCCGGCCATGATGGAGAAGGCGATGGTGCTGGCTTTGTCACCCACCATCGGCAATCCCTGTACGCCCCGGGTCATGGTTGCCGGCCTTTGTGCCACCCATATTGGCGGCGGCGTACTGATTGGCAATTTAGCGGCCAATCTGGCCCTGCATACAACGATTCCGGTTACTGTACCGGTTGATGTGATGCTGACTATGGCGGCGGCGGTGCACCAGGTATCGGCCGAAACGATTGTACCGGTGGTCAACCGTTATATGAAAGCATTTTTTAAAACCAATCAGGCGGTAGAGTCTTTTATCAGCCAGACAGTCAGGCAAGCTGAACAGGCGGCGGTGGAAAAGGCGATTGCCGCTGCTGAGTCTGAGGCGCATGTTCTGGCCGAGCGGGCCAACTCGATTGTGCAGCCGTTTGGGGAGGCCGTTGTCGGCGGCAGCAGCCAGGCGGTCGGATCACCGACCAATACGGGGCGAATTGCTCACTTTCTGGCGTCAGGCGAAATTACAGGCGTGAAAATTGAACTGTACGCAGAGCTGTTTGCCCGTCGGGGCATTAACGTGCCGGGAATATTGATGGGCGCTGTGCTAGGCGCCGGAACAGAGAACAGTGAAGCGTATGCCGAAGTTCTTTCCCTGGTAGAGTCGAGAAAAATTTCGGTTACCATCCAGCAGGCCGCCGAGCCCCAAATGCAGCGGGTGACAGTTTACGCGACAGGCTGTACGGGGATGGTTGAAGCTCTGAATCGCGGCGGGGCCAGGCTTTGCCTGAAGCAAGCGCTGCCTTCGGTTGGCCAGGCGCGGGAAGTAGCGCAAAAACTCGGCATTGTGCTGGTCGATTAA